A window of Phytoactinopolyspora mesophila contains these coding sequences:
- a CDS encoding PHP domain-containing protein — protein MLIDLHTHSNVSDGTDLPGDLVRRAHSRGLDVVALTDHDTFDGWAAARDAAAECGIELVPGVEVSTQHRGYGVHLLAYHVNPDYRPLARELARIRIDRRDRLQRISTRLTQAGMPVELSEILALAKGASTVGRPHVADVMVSKGYVKNRDEAFAEWLSYGCLGYVDKYAPDLIDTIGKVHAADGVAVLAHPWGRGSRGLFDRTTLELLAEAGLDGIEVDHQDHSTVEREELRALASDLGLVATGASDYHGRGKNDHELGVNTTAPEEWERLQERVNARGRAERDAGIT, from the coding sequence TTGCTCATTGACCTGCATACCCACAGCAACGTTTCCGACGGCACCGACCTGCCCGGTGATTTGGTTCGGCGAGCGCACAGCAGGGGACTGGACGTGGTTGCGCTGACCGATCACGACACCTTCGACGGCTGGGCCGCTGCCCGGGACGCGGCAGCCGAATGTGGTATCGAGCTGGTCCCGGGTGTCGAGGTCTCGACACAGCATCGCGGGTACGGCGTCCATCTGCTCGCATACCACGTCAACCCTGATTATCGGCCCCTGGCGCGTGAACTCGCCCGTATCCGCATCGACCGGCGCGACAGGTTGCAGCGGATCTCCACCCGGCTGACCCAGGCCGGCATGCCGGTCGAGCTCTCCGAGATTCTCGCCCTGGCCAAGGGCGCGTCCACGGTCGGCCGCCCCCACGTGGCCGACGTGATGGTCTCAAAGGGGTACGTGAAGAACCGCGACGAGGCCTTTGCCGAATGGTTGTCCTATGGATGTCTCGGATACGTCGACAAGTACGCCCCGGACTTGATCGACACGATCGGCAAGGTGCACGCCGCCGACGGTGTGGCCGTGCTGGCGCATCCTTGGGGCCGCGGGTCGCGCGGGCTGTTCGATCGCACCACGTTGGAGCTGCTGGCCGAGGCTGGTCTCGACGGCATCGAGGTGGACCATCAAGATCACAGCACCGTAGAGCGGGAAGAACTGCGTGCTCTCGCCTCCGACCTGGGCCTGGTCGCCACCGGCGCCAGCGACTACCACGGCCGTGGCAAGAACGATCACGAGCTCGGCGTCAACACCACGGCTCCGGAGGAGTGGGAGCGCCTGCAGGAGCGGGTGAATGCGCGGGGCAGAGCTGAACGTGACGCAGGGATCACATGA
- a CDS encoding RecB family exonuclease, producing the protein MNYQPALEGMPGRLYAATPTRLATWSDCPRRYRFTYLERPPPAKGPPWAHNTMGAVVHNALAQWWRLPLSARSVERAGALVGRYWASEGFRDTEQAEQWQTAAKAMVERYVALLDPEDEPHGVERTVGLVHGGVSLSGRVDRIDNRAGELVIVDYKTGRHVLTTDDARSSLALAVYAAATARTMRLPCRRVELHHLPSGETAIWEHDEISLGRHLARADGIAAECADADEAFRVGESGDDIFPPRPSGRCGWCDYRSHCPEGKSAAPSRPSWSGLADI; encoded by the coding sequence ATGAACTACCAACCGGCACTCGAGGGAATGCCTGGGCGCCTCTACGCTGCCACCCCCACCCGCTTGGCCACGTGGTCCGATTGCCCTCGTCGTTACCGGTTCACCTACCTTGAACGGCCACCGCCGGCCAAGGGGCCGCCTTGGGCCCACAACACGATGGGCGCGGTCGTGCACAACGCGCTTGCGCAGTGGTGGCGGTTGCCGCTGAGCGCCCGGTCCGTCGAGCGGGCGGGTGCGTTGGTCGGCAGATACTGGGCCAGCGAGGGATTCCGTGACACAGAGCAAGCCGAGCAGTGGCAAACGGCAGCCAAGGCGATGGTCGAACGCTATGTGGCTCTGCTCGATCCGGAAGATGAGCCGCACGGCGTCGAGCGCACGGTAGGGCTGGTGCACGGCGGGGTCTCGCTGTCAGGGCGCGTCGACCGGATCGACAATCGGGCTGGCGAACTCGTGATCGTCGATTACAAGACCGGTCGGCACGTGCTGACCACCGACGACGCACGGTCCTCGCTTGCGCTCGCGGTCTACGCCGCCGCGACGGCCCGCACGATGCGTTTGCCGTGCCGCCGGGTAGAGCTGCACCACCTACCGTCGGGGGAAACAGCGATCTGGGAGCACGACGAAATCTCGCTGGGCCGGCACCTCGCACGCGCCGACGGCATCGCCGCCGAGTGTGCCGACGCCGATGAGGCATTTCGGGTCGGCGAGTCCGGCGATGACATCTTCCCGCCTCGCCCGTCCGGACGATGCGGCTGGTGTGACTATCGGTCGCACTGCCCTGAGGGCAAGTCGGCCGCACCGAGCCGGCCCTCATGGTCCGGCCTCGCCGATATCTAG
- a CDS encoding DUF6758 family protein, with protein MRGEQICPRCGDQPRPPGPWANRWTCRRHGAVFPLAPLAVPSARLVRQISQRSAVPLWIPWPLMQGWVVGAVAHAGDDASGVRGTAVALSGPNPFGGAADLVLVAEEQGVGLGAGYAGVKSVDPGEAVQAEPHARVDVNGRHAPLWCVDGHPDRAVYAGQSAGHWLWMILYPQTAGALLLEDLVLEDLRDLGHEADLLPYGTPPPWLHPG; from the coding sequence GTGAGAGGCGAGCAAATCTGTCCGCGCTGCGGTGATCAGCCTCGGCCGCCCGGTCCATGGGCGAACCGGTGGACTTGCCGCCGGCACGGAGCTGTCTTCCCGCTCGCACCGCTTGCGGTGCCCAGTGCGCGGCTTGTGCGCCAGATCAGCCAGCGCTCGGCCGTACCTCTGTGGATCCCCTGGCCGCTCATGCAGGGCTGGGTCGTCGGCGCCGTCGCACACGCCGGGGACGACGCCTCGGGCGTGCGTGGCACCGCCGTGGCACTCAGCGGCCCTAACCCGTTCGGCGGCGCGGCTGACCTTGTGCTGGTCGCGGAAGAGCAGGGTGTGGGTCTCGGTGCTGGATACGCCGGCGTGAAGTCCGTCGATCCAGGCGAGGCCGTCCAGGCCGAGCCGCATGCGCGCGTTGACGTCAACGGCCGGCACGCACCGCTGTGGTGTGTGGACGGACATCCGGATCGTGCGGTTTATGCTGGCCAGTCCGCCGGGCACTGGCTGTGGATGATCCTCTACCCACAGACCGCCGGGGCGCTCCTGCTCGAGGACCTCGTGCTGGAAGACCTTCGTGATCTTGGGCACGAGGCCGACCTACTGCCCTATGGCACCCCGCCGCCGTGGTTGCATCCCGGCTAG
- a CDS encoding ABC transporter ATP-binding protein, which produces MGAEMGGHIQIRGWGWRYAGRRHWACRGIDLDIEAGERVLLVGSSGAGKSTLLRAAAGLLDPDTAAEQEGHVLIDGQPAAQARGRIGMLLQDPEAALVMSRAGDDVAFGLENAGVARDEIWPRVDHALQHVGFEYGRERPTAALSGGEQQRLALAGALVRRPSILLLDEPTANLDPAGTRLVLDAVRGVIGAPLIPVDHGQKQPTKARIDAFAHDQRERGASGATLVIVEHRVDLAVELVDRVVVLEPGGGVLEDGRPQEVFGRRGAALAAAGVWVPAPWAPPSPVRRRGPGGATRLRADRVSRSYPNAARMALEPSSVELAEGQATCVVGPNGSGKSTLATILAGLVRPDTGGSYLADVPDRPLHRWRAQQLCRRVGTVFQDPEHQFLAPTVQEELMIGPRRAGMPTAAAQRRCAELLSRLRLDRLAGANPYTLSGGEKRRLSVSTALATAPDVLVLDEPTFGQDAQTWQELISLCAELRDNGTTILSVTHDEPFADVLADQRITVRDGTVSLADAGRSAPAGPTASVFDVVPTSPPGDGHVADDMPVPRRSTS; this is translated from the coding sequence ATGGGCGCCGAAATGGGCGGACACATCCAGATCCGGGGATGGGGCTGGCGATACGCCGGCCGGCGGCATTGGGCGTGCCGCGGTATAGACCTTGATATCGAGGCCGGTGAGCGGGTGTTGCTCGTCGGCAGCTCAGGAGCAGGCAAATCGACGCTGCTGCGCGCCGCTGCCGGGCTGCTCGATCCGGATACGGCGGCAGAGCAGGAAGGGCACGTTCTCATCGACGGCCAGCCGGCGGCGCAGGCCCGCGGCCGGATCGGAATGCTGCTGCAAGACCCGGAAGCCGCTCTCGTCATGTCTCGTGCGGGCGACGACGTCGCGTTCGGGCTCGAGAACGCCGGCGTCGCGCGGGATGAGATCTGGCCGCGGGTGGACCACGCCCTCCAGCACGTCGGCTTCGAATACGGCCGGGAGCGGCCCACGGCCGCGTTGTCCGGCGGAGAGCAGCAACGCCTTGCACTCGCCGGCGCGCTCGTCCGCCGGCCGTCGATACTGCTGCTGGACGAACCAACGGCCAATCTCGATCCAGCGGGCACCAGGCTGGTGCTGGACGCCGTACGCGGTGTCATCGGCGCTCCCCTCATCCCCGTTGATCATGGGCAAAAGCAGCCAACAAAGGCTCGGATAGATGCCTTTGCCCATGATCAACGCGAGCGGGGGGCGAGTGGCGCCACGCTGGTGATAGTCGAGCATCGCGTCGATCTGGCCGTTGAGCTCGTCGACCGCGTCGTCGTGCTCGAACCCGGTGGCGGTGTCCTCGAGGACGGCCGGCCACAGGAGGTCTTCGGGCGTCGCGGCGCCGCACTCGCGGCCGCCGGGGTGTGGGTACCGGCTCCGTGGGCACCGCCGTCGCCGGTTCGACGACGCGGTCCGGGTGGCGCGACCCGGCTGCGCGCCGACCGGGTCAGCCGGAGCTATCCCAACGCCGCCCGGATGGCCCTCGAACCGTCTAGCGTCGAACTGGCCGAAGGGCAGGCCACCTGCGTCGTCGGGCCGAACGGCAGTGGGAAGTCGACACTCGCGACGATCCTGGCCGGCCTGGTGCGCCCGGACACCGGCGGCTCCTACCTGGCCGACGTGCCGGACCGGCCGCTGCACCGCTGGCGCGCCCAGCAGCTGTGCCGCCGGGTGGGCACCGTCTTCCAGGATCCCGAGCATCAGTTTCTGGCCCCAACCGTGCAGGAAGAGCTGATGATCGGCCCGCGCCGAGCCGGGATGCCGACCGCGGCGGCGCAGCGGCGATGCGCCGAGTTGCTCAGCCGGCTCCGCCTCGACCGGCTGGCCGGCGCCAACCCGTATACCCTGTCCGGCGGCGAGAAACGCCGGCTGTCGGTCTCGACGGCGCTGGCCACGGCGCCGGACGTGTTGGTGCTCGACGAGCCGACGTTCGGGCAGGACGCACAGACCTGGCAGGAGCTGATCAGCTTGTGCGCCGAACTCCGGGACAACGGGACGACGATCCTCAGTGTCACGCACGACGAGCCGTTCGCCGACGTCCTGGCCGATCAGCGAATCACGGTTCGTGACGGCACGGTCAGCCTGGCCGACGCCGGCCGCAGCGCCCCAGCCGGTCCCACGGCGTCCGTCTTCGACGTGGTGCCCACCAGCCCGCCGGGTGACGGCCACGTTGCCGACGACATGCCGGTCCCCCGAAGGAGTACCTCGTGA
- a CDS encoding ECF transporter S component, which translates to MSPTQNVPPANAPAPETPGRRRWRTVDIIVASVLGVAFGVLFAAWNNFVYPTVSAPLTSTPFSPAIGAIWLMPAVLGALVIRRPGAALYTEIVAATTSMLFGSAWGMAVFMSGLWQGLGAELIFALLAYRRWGAGAALFAGAGAGLAMGINQAIVSVPEFSLDWKAVYVASAVAAGLVAGILSWMLARALARTGALAPFASGRAQHEI; encoded by the coding sequence GTGAGCCCGACCCAGAACGTTCCACCCGCGAACGCCCCGGCCCCGGAAACGCCCGGCCGGCGCAGATGGCGAACCGTCGACATCATCGTGGCCTCGGTGCTCGGCGTCGCCTTCGGCGTGCTTTTCGCCGCGTGGAACAACTTCGTCTACCCCACCGTCAGCGCACCGCTCACCAGCACGCCATTCAGCCCGGCGATAGGTGCCATCTGGCTGATGCCGGCCGTCCTCGGCGCTCTGGTGATCCGGCGGCCGGGCGCCGCGCTGTACACGGAGATCGTCGCCGCCACCACCTCGATGCTGTTCGGGTCCGCCTGGGGAATGGCGGTCTTCATGTCCGGACTCTGGCAAGGGCTGGGCGCGGAGCTGATCTTCGCGCTGCTGGCCTACCGCCGCTGGGGTGCGGGCGCCGCGCTGTTCGCCGGGGCGGGCGCGGGGCTGGCGATGGGCATCAACCAGGCCATCGTCTCCGTGCCTGAGTTCAGTCTGGACTGGAAGGCTGTCTACGTGGCCTCGGCAGTGGCCGCGGGGCTGGTAGCGGGCATCCTGAGCTGGATGCTGGCCCGTGCTCTGGCGCGGACCGGCGCGCTCGCCCCATTCGCCTCGGGCCGCGCCCAGCACGAGATCTGA
- a CDS encoding metallopeptidase family protein → MSIPDGGTGPMGLPRIRRDRHGHGLRTSVAPPDSPLSRSRAQRFDDLVIETIDRLDQRWRDQLSKVEFAVEDVPTLDDWTHNWVPLARAFAATGALPARIVVFRRPIETRTKNHDQTRELLRDVVAEQVAEMFGTEPQEVDPSYGSGHTS, encoded by the coding sequence GTGAGCATTCCCGACGGCGGTACCGGCCCGATGGGTCTGCCACGGATCCGGCGTGACCGTCATGGGCATGGGCTCCGGACCTCCGTGGCTCCCCCGGACAGCCCGCTCAGCCGCTCCCGCGCGCAGCGTTTCGACGACCTCGTCATCGAAACCATCGACCGGCTTGATCAGCGTTGGCGCGACCAGCTCAGCAAGGTGGAGTTCGCCGTCGAGGACGTCCCGACTCTGGACGATTGGACACACAACTGGGTGCCGCTGGCCCGGGCGTTTGCCGCCACCGGCGCGCTGCCGGCTCGGATCGTGGTGTTCCGCCGGCCCATCGAGACCCGGACCAAGAATCACGACCAGACCCGGGAACTCCTCCGGGACGTCGTCGCCGAACAGGTCGCGGAGATGTTCGGCACCGAGCCGCAAGAAGTCGACCCTTCCTACGGCTCCGGCCACACCAGCTGA
- a CDS encoding general stress protein: MVSPVPGLPTGMVVGTYDQYEQAQQAVDYLSDHKFPVEHLAIVGTDLRQVERVTGRMTWGKAIAGGLATGAWLGLFVGLLLSLFTDEGWGTIIIMSMAWGAVFMMIFGAVGYAFTGGRRDFTSKSVIVASKYEIYCQHQHAEDARNHLARLSLRTG, translated from the coding sequence ATGGTGAGCCCGGTGCCAGGGTTGCCGACCGGCATGGTTGTCGGCACGTACGACCAGTACGAGCAGGCACAGCAAGCAGTTGACTACCTGTCTGACCACAAATTCCCGGTCGAACATCTCGCCATCGTCGGCACCGATCTACGCCAGGTGGAGCGAGTCACCGGCCGCATGACGTGGGGCAAGGCCATCGCGGGTGGATTGGCCACTGGGGCGTGGCTGGGCCTGTTCGTCGGGTTGTTGCTGAGCCTGTTCACCGACGAAGGCTGGGGCACCATCATCATCATGAGTATGGCCTGGGGTGCCGTGTTCATGATGATCTTCGGAGCGGTGGGTTACGCGTTCACCGGTGGCCGCCGGGACTTCACCTCCAAGAGCGTGATCGTCGCCAGCAAGTACGAGATCTACTGCCAGCACCAGCATGCCGAAGACGCACGCAATCATCTAGCGAGGCTTTCGCTGCGTACCGGCTGA
- a CDS encoding L,D-transpeptidase family protein: MPGRYGKPARTNRHGSQAKARPSLRFRFLGLAAGAACVASGVVALTSTADETDRPALSSPESTIDGTSQVVRDSGQISRSGSREPGRQFDTLDKPAIQDEPEDAAEDTESDEDEPEQPDETEDSPTPEPDEAEVDPDTKPEATADLPADSGDGRRIVFDITGQQVWLVEGDGSVERTYMVSGSRYDQLPEGTYEVFSKSEEAVSWTLEETMQYMVRFHRGENSNIGFHDIPVYKESGEEAQTLSELGTPLSDGCIRQDHEDAKALWEFAPVGTKVVVVRT, translated from the coding sequence ATGCCCGGTCGTTACGGGAAACCAGCTCGAACCAACCGGCACGGTTCGCAGGCCAAGGCGCGTCCGTCGCTACGGTTCAGGTTTCTCGGCCTGGCGGCCGGTGCCGCCTGTGTAGCTTCGGGTGTCGTGGCCCTGACCAGCACGGCCGACGAAACCGACCGGCCCGCTCTCAGCTCGCCCGAGTCGACCATTGACGGTACATCGCAGGTGGTTCGCGACTCAGGTCAGATCTCGCGGTCCGGTTCCCGCGAGCCGGGCCGGCAGTTCGACACACTCGACAAGCCGGCAATCCAGGACGAGCCCGAAGACGCGGCTGAGGACACCGAATCCGACGAAGATGAGCCCGAGCAGCCCGACGAGACCGAAGATTCGCCCACGCCGGAACCCGACGAGGCCGAGGTGGACCCGGACACCAAACCCGAGGCCACCGCTGACCTCCCAGCCGACAGCGGCGACGGCCGGCGAATTGTTTTCGACATCACCGGGCAGCAGGTCTGGCTGGTCGAGGGTGACGGCTCGGTCGAGCGCACGTACATGGTGTCCGGCAGCCGCTATGACCAGCTGCCAGAAGGCACCTACGAGGTCTTCTCCAAGTCGGAAGAGGCGGTCAGCTGGACGCTCGAGGAGACCATGCAGTACATGGTCCGCTTCCACCGAGGTGAGAACTCCAATATCGGGTTCCACGACATCCCGGTCTACAAGGAGAGCGGTGAGGAAGCGCAGACGCTGTCCGAACTCGGAACGCCCCTGTCCGACGGATGTATCCGCCAGGACCACGAAGATGCCAAAGCACTGTGGGAGTTCGCCCCGGTAGGAACCAAAGTCGTCGTCGTCCGCACGTGA
- a CDS encoding energy-coupling factor transporter transmembrane component T family protein: MIVTGLSAPRGTTSVLGRRNPVAKLGAAFVPAVVLMAGVDPISSGIVAAVALLSVPAWGLTWRDVARRAWPLALAVGSIAIGNMLFTGRKGGSILLDAGPLLITTESVAVGATTGLRFAAIVLPGVLAVLTIDPVDLADSLVRQLRIPPRFAYGSLAALRLAPLMAAEWEILGRARRARGLEAGRNPLVAVRLFSGKLFALLVGAVRRGTQMAVAMDARGFDARGPRTCAREIRFTGADAALLICSIAIVALAVTSAVVTGHWNPALSS; this comes from the coding sequence GTGATCGTCACCGGCCTGTCCGCGCCGCGCGGAACGACGAGTGTGCTCGGCAGGCGCAATCCGGTGGCCAAACTGGGCGCGGCCTTCGTACCCGCCGTGGTCCTGATGGCCGGGGTAGACCCGATCTCGTCCGGCATAGTGGCCGCGGTTGCGCTGCTGAGTGTGCCCGCGTGGGGATTGACCTGGCGTGACGTGGCGCGACGGGCATGGCCGCTGGCACTGGCCGTAGGTTCTATCGCGATCGGCAACATGCTCTTCACCGGGCGAAAAGGCGGCTCGATACTGCTCGATGCCGGCCCGCTGCTGATCACCACCGAAAGCGTGGCGGTGGGCGCCACCACCGGATTGCGCTTCGCGGCCATCGTGTTGCCGGGCGTCCTGGCCGTGCTGACTATCGACCCCGTCGATCTGGCCGACTCGCTGGTACGTCAGCTGCGTATTCCGCCTCGATTCGCCTACGGCTCATTGGCAGCGCTGCGGCTGGCGCCGCTCATGGCCGCTGAGTGGGAGATCCTGGGCCGGGCGCGAAGGGCCCGTGGCCTGGAAGCCGGCCGCAACCCGCTGGTGGCTGTCCGGCTGTTCAGCGGGAAGCTGTTCGCGCTGCTCGTCGGGGCGGTTCGTCGAGGTACGCAGATGGCGGTAGCGATGGACGCCCGGGGCTTCGACGCACGGGGGCCGCGCACGTGTGCCCGTGAGATCCGGTTCACCGGCGCCGACGCGGCGCTGCTGATCTGCTCGATCGCGATCGTCGCTCTGGCGGTGACGTCAGCCGTCGTCACCGGCCACTGGAATCCGGCGCTGTCTTCCTGA
- a CDS encoding 1-acyl-sn-glycerol-3-phosphate acyltransferase, with amino-acid sequence MELVGAVAVGLTRLFGRVEPDGLENLPLTGPAIVAVNHTTIADVPPVLSTLYRTGLRPSVPCHQDGCGTEHGHVRFIASSMVFKNPFIGPLARQAGMVEVGRQAGTVALKAAKDSLARGEVVGIYPEGDVAATADGSPRRFRFGVARLALDARAPVIPVAHHDARLIGSGSVARSLGGALTSIVRRPTVRLRVGRPVMPEEFAGLAVRDVVDLVQKRVTDVWRSLAHSESVPREETA; translated from the coding sequence GTGGAACTAGTAGGAGCAGTAGCGGTCGGTCTGACCAGATTGTTCGGGCGCGTCGAGCCTGATGGCCTCGAGAATCTGCCGTTGACTGGACCTGCGATCGTTGCCGTCAATCACACGACTATCGCTGACGTCCCGCCGGTGCTGTCCACGTTGTACCGGACCGGACTTCGTCCGAGCGTCCCGTGTCACCAGGACGGCTGTGGGACCGAACACGGCCATGTCCGGTTCATTGCCTCATCCATGGTGTTCAAGAACCCCTTCATCGGTCCGCTGGCCCGGCAGGCGGGCATGGTGGAGGTCGGGCGGCAGGCCGGGACGGTGGCGCTGAAAGCGGCGAAGGATTCCCTGGCCCGAGGCGAGGTTGTCGGCATCTACCCGGAGGGCGACGTCGCCGCGACGGCAGACGGTTCCCCTCGGCGCTTCCGGTTCGGCGTGGCTCGGCTGGCGCTGGACGCGCGAGCTCCGGTCATTCCGGTGGCACATCACGATGCTCGGCTCATCGGGTCCGGATCCGTCGCCCGGAGCCTCGGCGGTGCGCTGACGTCCATCGTGCGGCGTCCGACGGTGCGGCTCAGAGTGGGCCGGCCCGTCATGCCGGAGGAGTTCGCGGGCCTGGCCGTCCGTGACGTCGTCGATCTCGTACAGAAACGGGTGACCGACGTCTGGCGATCACTGGCCCACAGCGAGTCCGTGCCGCGCGAGGAAACGGCCTGA
- a CDS encoding DUF3499 family protein — MSPTRRCSRSACSQVAVATLTYVYADSTAVLGPLATYAEPHTYDLCSEHAERLVAPRGWEVIRLAPDPDAMGPSSDDLLALADAVREAARPPEPDPEPVGEPTRRGHLRVLRNPDM, encoded by the coding sequence GTGAGCCCAACCCGTCGCTGTTCCCGTTCGGCCTGTTCTCAGGTCGCGGTCGCGACGCTGACGTACGTCTATGCTGACTCCACCGCGGTTCTCGGGCCGCTCGCCACCTACGCCGAGCCCCACACCTACGACCTCTGCTCCGAGCACGCCGAGCGCCTCGTGGCGCCGCGCGGGTGGGAAGTCATCCGGCTGGCGCCGGATCCCGACGCCATGGGCCCGAGCAGCGATGACCTGCTCGCACTGGCCGACGCCGTCCGGGAAGCGGCCCGGCCGCCGGAACCGGATCCCGAGCCGGTCGGCGAGCCGACCCGGCGCGGTCATCTCCGGGTGCTTCGCAACCCCGACATGTAA
- a CDS encoding DUF5719 family protein — translation MRSGLTALVVAAAGAGVLAAASLVGAPESVVEEYPEVQEPVVRSSPVCPFVGGEEEGRAHIGVYSLPDVPAVAEDDPDPITARELAFTPEPGATPEPSPEPTEPAEPLLTVDGRGVFERLRVETDEGTSVAVEGTGSLAPGLVAEQSMVMEEIDLRGLSTAACSPAAREHWFVGGSGEVGKRGRLVLANPTSVAAVVNIRLWDEAGPIDAPATQGIGVPARSQHVLLLDALAPDSERVGVEITTTQGRVSAALEVRETDETTPLGMSFVPEAQAPDHTVVIPAVPDHGEPVLRVLAPGSTDAIVSVRMFGANGPFAPIDHEVITVPAGSVSEIELDGLNDEPVAIELDSDEPITASVRAVDDPDDGLPDLAFTAATPPLSGPTAALLGRTSSGFSSTLHISSVAEASTRVTIKTLDDDGAVDSEEELDIPGGATVPFELERADDASFATVLVEPAQPGAIVVGREMSAEDDQGAYFDLLPLRSPAIEVAVPRVVGELPSVLDRSED, via the coding sequence ATGCGCAGTGGACTGACCGCGCTGGTGGTGGCCGCCGCGGGGGCTGGAGTGCTGGCCGCCGCGTCTCTCGTGGGCGCCCCCGAGTCCGTCGTCGAAGAATATCCTGAGGTGCAGGAACCGGTGGTACGCAGTTCGCCGGTGTGCCCGTTCGTCGGCGGGGAGGAAGAAGGCAGGGCGCACATCGGTGTGTATTCCCTTCCTGACGTTCCGGCGGTTGCGGAGGACGATCCGGATCCGATCACCGCGCGTGAGCTGGCTTTCACCCCGGAGCCGGGGGCGACCCCCGAGCCGTCGCCGGAGCCCACCGAACCGGCCGAGCCGCTGCTCACCGTCGACGGACGAGGTGTTTTCGAGCGGCTCCGGGTGGAGACCGACGAAGGCACCTCGGTGGCCGTCGAGGGCACCGGATCGCTGGCTCCAGGGCTCGTCGCCGAACAGTCGATGGTGATGGAAGAGATCGACCTGCGTGGGCTCAGCACGGCGGCGTGCTCGCCGGCGGCTCGTGAGCACTGGTTCGTCGGTGGTTCCGGCGAAGTCGGCAAGCGTGGTCGGCTGGTTCTGGCCAACCCGACGTCGGTGGCGGCCGTCGTCAACATCCGGCTGTGGGACGAAGCCGGGCCCATCGACGCTCCGGCCACCCAGGGCATCGGCGTACCGGCGCGCAGCCAGCATGTCCTGCTGCTCGATGCGCTGGCGCCGGATTCCGAGCGTGTCGGAGTCGAGATCACCACCACCCAGGGACGTGTCTCGGCGGCGCTGGAGGTGCGCGAGACAGACGAGACGACGCCTCTCGGTATGAGCTTTGTCCCGGAAGCCCAAGCACCGGACCACACCGTGGTAATCCCGGCCGTGCCAGACCACGGCGAGCCGGTGTTGCGAGTGCTGGCGCCGGGCAGCACCGACGCGATCGTCTCGGTGCGGATGTTCGGCGCCAACGGACCGTTCGCCCCGATAGATCATGAGGTGATCACTGTTCCGGCGGGCAGCGTGAGTGAGATCGAGCTGGACGGGCTCAACGACGAGCCGGTGGCCATCGAGCTCGACAGCGACGAGCCCATCACCGCGTCTGTGCGGGCGGTCGACGACCCCGACGACGGACTGCCGGACCTTGCCTTCACCGCGGCCACACCGCCGCTGTCCGGGCCGACGGCAGCGTTGCTCGGCCGGACGTCGAGCGGTTTCAGCTCCACGCTGCACATCAGCTCGGTCGCCGAGGCGAGCACTCGGGTGACGATCAAGACGCTTGACGACGACGGCGCCGTGGACAGCGAGGAAGAGCTGGACATACCGGGTGGTGCCACTGTGCCGTTCGAGCTGGAACGTGCCGACGACGCGTCGTTCGCGACGGTCTTGGTCGAGCCGGCTCAGCCGGGAGCGATCGTCGTCGGCCGGGAGATGTCCGCCGAGGACGACCAAGGCGCCTACTTCGACTTGCTGCCGCTGCGTTCCCCCGCCATCGAAGTCGCTGTACCGAGGGTGGTAGGCGAGTTGCCGTCCGTCCTGGACCGCTCCGAGGACTAA
- a CDS encoding HNH endonuclease, which produces MQTLVLNASYEPLAVVSVRRAIVLVLTEKAVTEHADSDRIIRSATQEFPAPLVVRLLRFVRVPYRRKLPWSRSGVLERDSRRCGYCGARAESIDHIVPTSRGGAQRSWLNTVAACVMCNQRKADRTPEEAGMSLLLDPFEPKVQRALVLAMGVRQAEHLPEWLVASFA; this is translated from the coding sequence GTGCAGACGCTGGTGCTGAATGCTTCGTACGAACCACTGGCCGTCGTGTCTGTTCGTCGGGCCATCGTTCTCGTGTTGACCGAAAAGGCTGTGACAGAACACGCCGACTCCGACCGGATCATCCGATCGGCCACTCAAGAGTTCCCCGCGCCGCTGGTCGTGCGGCTGCTACGTTTCGTCCGGGTGCCATATCGCCGGAAACTACCCTGGTCGCGCAGTGGCGTGCTCGAGCGCGACTCACGGCGGTGCGGCTATTGCGGGGCACGCGCGGAGTCCATCGACCACATCGTGCCCACGTCGCGAGGCGGCGCACAGCGCAGCTGGCTCAATACGGTGGCTGCCTGTGTCATGTGCAACCAGCGTAAAGCTGACCGCACACCGGAGGAAGCAGGGATGAGCCTGCTCCTGGACCCGTTCGAGCCGAAGGTGCAGCGTGCGTTGGTGCTTGCCATGGGTGTTCGCCAAGCCGAGCATCTTCCGGAATGGCTGGTGGCGTCGTTCGCTTGA